Proteins from a genomic interval of Nocardia sp. BMG51109:
- a CDS encoding acyl carrier protein produces the protein MRIDVSDVRQNIGEYLKTHYDIDLDQMDSDANLADIGVDSLGVLAVASVIENDYGISLDDERIASVRSFSDLLDLIRIKAAENV, from the coding sequence ATGCGGATCGACGTTTCAGACGTTCGTCAGAATATCGGTGAGTATCTGAAAACCCATTACGACATCGACCTGGACCAGATGGATTCGGACGCAAATCTGGCCGATATCGGTGTCGATTCGCTCGGTGTGCTCGCCGTCGCCTCTGTGATCGAGAACGACTATGGGATCTCGCTGGACGACGAACGAATCGCATCGGTGCGCTCCTTTTCGGATCTGCTGGACCTGATCCGGATCAAAGCCGCAGAAAACGTCTGA
- a CDS encoding StlD/DarB family beta-ketosynthase, with translation MEAYITATGRFLPGEPISNDEIEDYIGKVGRASSDLRDQIVHNSGIKTRHYAIDKQQRTLVSNASMAASAVRNAVERASIVPGDVEMLAAATTLPDLMGPGHASMVHGELGFPPMEIISTHGICSSGMMALKSAYLQVKVGEKRTAVAVASELASRGFKSTRYEDIKVPADDGSLPMETAFLRYMLSDGAGAVVVSANPPPERVSLRIDWISLTSYADTEKACMYFGSRSNEAEKCWADYPNAAAAAADGALVARQKLSLLPHLVRVGIDEYERLAAAGKFDPDSVTWFPVHYSSERMRSMLIGELKRRNVSPARPEVWYSNLTRVGNIGSASIYVILDEMVTEGLVRPGDTLLCMVPESGRFAISFMHLTAVVPQ, from the coding sequence GTGGAAGCCTATATCACCGCGACGGGCCGGTTTCTTCCGGGTGAACCGATTTCGAATGACGAGATCGAAGACTACATCGGAAAAGTCGGTCGTGCGTCTTCGGATCTACGTGACCAGATCGTACACAACAGCGGCATCAAGACGCGACACTACGCGATCGACAAACAACAGCGCACACTTGTGTCGAATGCGTCGATGGCCGCCTCTGCAGTGCGCAACGCGGTCGAACGCGCAAGCATCGTGCCAGGGGATGTCGAAATGCTGGCCGCAGCTACGACACTGCCGGATCTGATGGGTCCGGGGCACGCCAGCATGGTACACGGCGAGCTGGGGTTTCCGCCGATGGAGATCATTTCCACACACGGCATCTGCAGTTCGGGAATGATGGCACTGAAGAGCGCCTATCTGCAGGTGAAGGTGGGAGAGAAACGGACCGCGGTCGCGGTCGCCAGCGAGTTGGCCTCACGCGGCTTCAAAAGCACCCGGTACGAGGATATCAAGGTGCCTGCCGATGATGGCTCGCTGCCGATGGAGACGGCCTTCCTGCGCTATATGCTCTCCGATGGCGCTGGTGCGGTGGTCGTGTCGGCGAACCCGCCCCCGGAGAGGGTCAGCCTGCGTATCGACTGGATTTCGCTGACATCGTACGCCGATACTGAGAAGGCGTGTATGTATTTCGGCAGCAGGTCCAATGAGGCGGAAAAGTGCTGGGCCGACTATCCAAATGCGGCGGCGGCAGCCGCCGATGGTGCACTGGTGGCCCGGCAAAAATTGTCGTTGCTGCCGCACCTGGTGCGTGTCGGAATAGATGAATACGAGCGACTGGCGGCTGCCGGAAAATTCGACCCGGACTCCGTCACGTGGTTCCCGGTGCATTATTCGAGTGAACGTATGCGCTCGATGCTCATCGGCGAGTTGAAGCGCCGAAACGTGTCGCCCGCCCGCCCGGAGGTGTGGTACAGCAACCTCACGCGGGTCGGCAATATCGGCAGCGCCAGCATCTACGTCATCCTCGACGAAATGGTCACCGAGGGACTGGTGCGTCCGGGCGACACGCTCCTGTGCATGGTTCCCGAATCCGGCCGATTCGCCATCTCGTTCATGCATTTGACAGCGGTGGTCCCGCAATGA
- a CDS encoding FAD-dependent monooxygenase, producing MTVPVAIVGGGPAGLAMAHCLGHYGVETIVLERRSQPSAHPQATMVNARTTEIFRELGLLDAVLAESTSLESAARIRFKRAVAGPELGCLELVESTDKLMRLTGQSPTLPVICPQNRLQQVLAGRLRDRPSVSVCTGADVVELRPEDDRVDLVYRSDSTTEHHLRAEYVVLAEGVHGRLRQTVGISGTTASTLGTLLDIHFRADLRPLLDGIDSVLTWLMNDLVRGVLITVSPDTDEWLLELPCRSSNSEHDPRTLLQAALGVPVHTAERSAVPAGEPAVAVEILSARSWTMATTRIDHWDDPSGRVLVVGDAAHTFPPTGGFGMNTGIQDAHNLAWKLAGVVEGWAPAQLLSSYENERRPVARFNGEQSERNAHAIEKFGDRAAELTGAEHFDALTERARRELATGIEAQRPHFDFSGQALGFRYGATTVVKDVVNYLPCVEPGCRAPHFWLRRADRTLVSTLDLPGTEFAVVAGTAAAEIWLDAVGYVRLMNTVPVQAVIVGTADDDAELTDDSGRMLGAYRLRDGGAVLLRPDAHVAAVLPGVDPYSELVFAVIAAVTTDSTREVIRI from the coding sequence ATGACGGTCCCCGTTGCGATCGTCGGTGGTGGCCCGGCCGGCCTGGCGATGGCACATTGCCTCGGCCATTACGGCGTGGAAACCATAGTGCTGGAACGTCGTTCACAGCCGTCGGCACATCCGCAGGCGACTATGGTCAACGCGCGCACCACCGAGATCTTCCGCGAACTCGGGCTGCTCGATGCTGTTCTGGCCGAGTCCACCAGTCTGGAGAGTGCCGCACGTATCCGGTTCAAGCGGGCGGTGGCAGGTCCCGAACTCGGCTGCCTCGAATTGGTGGAGTCGACGGACAAGCTGATGCGCCTGACGGGACAGAGTCCAACGTTGCCGGTCATCTGCCCACAGAATCGCCTGCAGCAGGTCCTTGCGGGACGGCTACGTGACCGGCCTTCGGTGAGCGTCTGCACCGGGGCGGACGTCGTGGAGCTACGGCCGGAAGATGACCGGGTCGACCTGGTCTACCGTTCCGACAGCACCACAGAGCACCATCTGCGGGCGGAGTATGTGGTGCTCGCCGAGGGCGTCCACGGCCGGTTGCGACAGACCGTCGGCATCTCCGGGACAACTGCGTCCACCCTGGGCACGCTGCTCGATATCCACTTCCGGGCGGACCTGCGGCCGCTGCTCGACGGTATCGACAGTGTGCTGACGTGGTTGATGAACGACCTGGTACGAGGCGTACTGATCACCGTCTCGCCCGACACCGACGAGTGGCTGTTGGAACTCCCGTGCAGGAGCAGCAATTCAGAGCACGATCCGCGTACGCTCCTCCAAGCCGCACTGGGAGTGCCCGTCCACACGGCAGAGCGGTCCGCCGTCCCGGCCGGAGAACCTGCCGTGGCGGTCGAAATTCTGTCCGCCCGCAGCTGGACGATGGCAACGACACGAATCGATCATTGGGACGACCCCTCGGGGAGGGTCCTGGTCGTCGGGGATGCGGCGCACACGTTTCCGCCGACCGGTGGGTTCGGGATGAACACGGGAATTCAGGACGCTCACAACCTTGCCTGGAAACTGGCCGGGGTAGTGGAGGGCTGGGCGCCTGCGCAACTGTTGAGCAGCTACGAGAACGAGCGGCGCCCGGTGGCCCGGTTCAACGGCGAGCAGAGCGAGCGAAACGCACACGCTATCGAGAAGTTCGGTGACCGAGCCGCCGAGCTGACCGGTGCGGAGCACTTCGATGCGCTGACCGAGCGGGCACGAAGGGAACTGGCAACCGGCATCGAGGCACAACGACCGCATTTCGACTTCTCCGGACAGGCCCTCGGATTCCGGTACGGTGCAACAACTGTCGTCAAGGACGTGGTGAACTACCTCCCCTGCGTCGAACCCGGTTGTCGCGCACCACATTTCTGGTTACGACGCGCGGACCGCACACTGGTGTCCACGCTCGACCTTCCGGGCACCGAGTTCGCCGTCGTCGCGGGCACAGCGGCCGCCGAAATCTGGCTGGACGCAGTTGGATACGTGCGTCTGATGAATACGGTGCCGGTGCAGGCAGTGATCGTCGGCACCGCCGACGACGATGCCGAACTCACCGATGACTCGGGGCGCATGCTCGGCGCCTACCGCTTGCGCGACGGGGGCGCCGTGCTGCTGCGGCCGGACGCGCACGTCGCGGCCGTACTGCCCGGCGTCGATCCGTACAGCGAACTCGTCTTCGCCGTGATCGCGGCCGTGACAACAGATTCGACAAGAGAGGTGATCAGGATATGA
- a CDS encoding SCP2 sterol-binding domain-containing protein produces the protein MTESLDVEALEGAIALATRTGKASREQIQDLLSGERARVRAVVEVLPAPELDWALGTEIGEQALRNAFALMPAYYRPGGFDTPVTVRYEVTRSAGNPVEQDVVFGPDFCHVREVDPAVEPDLRISLDAIGFTRIATALVRGLELMMRGELRVQGNVQVAMKMETFFGLADPGATR, from the coding sequence ATGACCGAGTCCTTGGACGTCGAGGCCCTCGAGGGCGCCATTGCGCTGGCGACCCGAACCGGGAAGGCCAGCCGCGAGCAGATACAGGACCTGCTTTCCGGTGAACGTGCCCGGGTGCGTGCCGTGGTGGAGGTGCTGCCGGCGCCGGAGCTGGATTGGGCATTGGGAACCGAGATCGGTGAGCAGGCGCTCCGCAACGCGTTCGCGCTCATGCCGGCCTACTACCGGCCCGGCGGCTTCGACACCCCGGTCACGGTGCGTTACGAGGTGACTCGCAGCGCCGGCAACCCGGTGGAACAAGACGTGGTGTTCGGTCCCGACTTCTGCCATGTCCGCGAGGTCGATCCCGCAGTCGAACCGGATCTGCGCATATCTCTCGACGCGATCGGATTCACCCGTATCGCCACGGCCCTGGTGCGCGGCCTGGAACTCATGATGCGCGGTGAACTGCGGGTGCAGGGCAACGTGCAGGTGGCGATGAAGATGGAAACCTTCTTCGGCCTGGCCGACCCCGGGGCAACCCGATGA
- the fabF gene encoding beta-ketoacyl-ACP synthase II, whose product MSARRVVITGIGLVTPIGIGTDPFWKRLVDGVSGARRVTVFDPSFNDVQIAAEIPDFDPGQWLEYKDVRRFDRVGHLATAASDLALVDSGLDGLDRDEIATVISSGLGGAGTAMTTIRAQMVGKTVSPLFIPMVMANFSASTVAFRHRLGGPSYAPLSACASSADAVGQGYRMVREGHAAAAVVGGAEAPVTPAVLAGFTSMRALSKRNDDPQRAGRPFSADRDGFVLGEGAGILLLEPLDSARTRGAHIYAEVCGYGPVNDIHHVTAPRANGERAAKAMMLAMYQAGVGPAEVGYINAHGTGTQLSDPAETRAVHRAFGEYACTVPISSTKPMTGHMLGATGAVETAICALVLERGQLPPTINYTEPDSECDLDYVPNTARTTRVDVALSNSIAFGGHNVTLALRHVNDSED is encoded by the coding sequence ATGAGCGCGCGACGCGTGGTCATCACCGGTATCGGCCTGGTGACTCCGATCGGCATCGGCACCGATCCGTTCTGGAAACGCCTCGTCGACGGCGTCAGCGGCGCACGCCGCGTCACTGTCTTCGACCCCTCGTTCAACGATGTCCAGATTGCCGCGGAGATACCGGATTTCGACCCAGGACAATGGCTGGAATATAAAGATGTGCGCCGCTTCGACCGAGTCGGCCACCTTGCGACGGCCGCGTCGGATCTGGCTCTGGTCGACTCCGGCCTCGACGGCCTCGACCGCGACGAAATCGCCACCGTCATCTCCAGCGGCCTCGGCGGCGCCGGGACGGCTATGACCACAATCCGGGCGCAGATGGTGGGGAAGACCGTGTCGCCGTTGTTCATTCCGATGGTGATGGCGAACTTCTCCGCCTCCACCGTTGCCTTCCGGCACAGACTCGGCGGGCCCAGCTATGCCCCGCTGAGCGCGTGCGCATCATCGGCCGACGCGGTCGGGCAAGGCTACCGAATGGTACGCGAAGGCCACGCCGCCGCGGCTGTGGTCGGTGGTGCCGAAGCCCCGGTGACTCCCGCTGTGCTGGCCGGGTTCACCAGTATGCGGGCGCTGTCGAAGCGCAACGACGACCCCCAACGGGCGGGGCGGCCCTTCTCGGCCGACCGCGACGGGTTCGTCCTCGGCGAGGGCGCCGGAATACTGCTGCTGGAGCCCCTGGACTCGGCGCGGACCCGCGGCGCACACATCTACGCCGAGGTGTGCGGCTACGGGCCGGTGAATGACATCCATCATGTTACCGCCCCGCGAGCGAACGGCGAACGCGCAGCCAAGGCGATGATGCTGGCCATGTACCAGGCCGGCGTCGGCCCCGCCGAGGTCGGCTACATCAATGCGCACGGCACCGGCACGCAACTGTCGGACCCGGCCGAAACCCGGGCCGTGCACCGGGCCTTCGGCGAATACGCCTGCACCGTGCCGATCAGCTCCACCAAACCGATGACCGGACACATGCTCGGCGCGACCGGAGCAGTGGAGACCGCGATCTGCGCGCTGGTACTCGAACGCGGCCAACTGCCACCGACCATCAACTATACCGAGCCGGATTCCGAATGCGATCTGGATTACGTACCGAACACCGCAAGGACCACGAGAGTCGATGTGGCGCTGTCGAATTCGATCGCCTTTGGCGGCCACAACGTGACCCTCGCCCTGCGCCATGTCAACGACAGCGAGGACTGA
- a CDS encoding DUF3237 domain-containing protein has protein sequence MELTRIGTVTANLKPPVMIGPGPHGLRIFVEILDGVLEGDPNVTAVQSITGKVLSGGGDWALIGADGWVRLDVRVQFQTVGSGVIYANFPGLLEMNDRVQQAFSEGSATDFGDQYFRVTPRLETGDNDLAWVNHTVFVGEGRFIEGFGLRYNMFRVG, from the coding sequence ATGGAACTGACCCGAATCGGCACCGTCACCGCGAACCTGAAACCACCCGTGATGATCGGACCCGGCCCCCACGGTTTGCGGATATTCGTCGAGATCCTCGACGGAGTCTTGGAGGGAGATCCGAATGTCACTGCAGTACAATCGATCACCGGAAAAGTGTTGTCCGGCGGCGGCGACTGGGCACTGATCGGCGCCGACGGCTGGGTGCGATTGGACGTGCGGGTACAGTTCCAGACCGTCGGCAGTGGCGTGATCTATGCCAATTTCCCCGGCCTCCTCGAGATGAACGACAGGGTTCAGCAGGCGTTCTCCGAGGGCTCGGCAACAGATTTCGGCGACCAGTACTTTCGAGTGACACCCAGACTGGAGACCGGTGACAACGACCTTGCTTGGGTCAATCACACCGTTTTCGTCGGTGAGGGTCGGTTCATCGAGGGATTCGGCCTGCGATACAACATGTTTCGGGTGGGGTGA
- a CDS encoding DUF1702 family protein, translating to MATVLTVIRHLVPAPSMRDMKFADRGFPVTANAMSRLLEGVPRAVMEGFEYGADITDPDEVARRLEWVDPHYRGLAYEGAFAALAIRDAMAFGRTRLAEEFMRGPGEPYSLLAYIGYGLVMSRLPRRMWQQAIPRLDSNPLVEQLHWLAVDGYGFDRAFFDPQRWLIRRQRPPQHRWAGDDTHFAPVFDQGIGRALWFFHGGDAEAVAAAAMQFDPDRRADIWSGIAAAATYSASPDRPGLETLIRESGAYAADLAVGAVMATAARRHADHVPDGTALACELLCGDTVAVIGELAEAEAEPPADPQGGPEYAQWQARIRARFTDTAADRQDSPAGQRPDVVPTHASDADVTRS from the coding sequence ATGGCTACTGTACTGACTGTGATCAGGCATCTGGTGCCGGCACCGTCGATGCGGGACATGAAATTCGCCGACCGCGGTTTCCCGGTAACCGCGAACGCAATGAGCCGACTGCTCGAGGGGGTGCCGAGGGCGGTAATGGAAGGTTTCGAATACGGTGCCGATATCACCGACCCGGACGAGGTGGCGCGTCGGCTGGAGTGGGTCGACCCGCACTACCGGGGTCTCGCCTACGAGGGGGCCTTTGCGGCCCTGGCGATTCGAGATGCGATGGCGTTCGGCAGGACTCGGCTCGCCGAGGAATTCATGCGCGGTCCCGGCGAACCGTACTCCCTCCTCGCGTACATAGGCTACGGGCTGGTCATGTCACGCCTGCCGCGCCGGATGTGGCAGCAGGCGATACCCCGGCTCGACTCCAACCCCCTGGTCGAGCAACTGCACTGGCTGGCCGTCGACGGCTACGGATTCGACCGCGCATTCTTCGACCCACAGCGCTGGCTGATCCGGCGGCAACGGCCGCCGCAGCACCGCTGGGCCGGGGACGACACCCATTTCGCGCCCGTGTTCGACCAGGGCATCGGCCGGGCACTGTGGTTCTTCCACGGCGGAGACGCCGAGGCGGTAGCTGCCGCGGCCATGCAGTTCGATCCGGACCGACGCGCCGACATCTGGAGCGGAATCGCCGCCGCCGCAACCTATTCCGCAAGCCCGGACAGGCCGGGACTGGAGACGCTGATCCGCGAGTCCGGCGCGTACGCCGCCGACCTCGCCGTCGGTGCGGTGATGGCCACCGCAGCCCGCCGGCACGCCGACCATGTACCCGACGGCACCGCCCTCGCCTGTGAGCTGCTGTGCGGGGATACTGTTGCCGTCATCGGGGAGCTGGCGGAAGCCGAGGCCGAGCCGCCGGCGGATCCGCAGGGCGGACCGGAGTACGCGCAGTGGCAAGCCCGGATCCGCGCCCGGTTCACCGACACCGCGGCAGACCGGCAGGACAGCCCGGCCGGGCAACGGCCGGACGTCGTACCCACCCACGCCTCGGACGCGGATGTGACGCGGTCATGA
- a CDS encoding AarF/ABC1/UbiB kinase family protein, giving the protein MTAERVPDRVTSTFTETGPGETGPPMERFGPRELVRTAAVAGTLGGAVGRRMGLRFGRSPRDAMDARARARVTADGVVDGFQALGPMFVKLGQLIGSSPGVFPSPLADACLRCLDDLQPFSAAEARAVIEADLGQPMSAMFRDFEDEPLSAASVAQVHACVLADGREAVMKVQRPGIARRMIVDLRVAWKLATLLERRYESARIANAVGVAHDLYRSTITELDFRAEADNQARIRENLSTFGDNDGVVIPEVYPRYCGTRTICMQRVHGVPLDRFDTVRSTHPNPELLIRRLVKAWMESVMVHGLFHGDVHAGNLWLLHDGRLAILDFGIVGTMPRAWRALLQAMFHASAIDGDYTPVARALRELELFEDHNADDAAIGAQLAIVLGPLLSGELAHLDLGTLTGQLVEFGRRRGMIGPQPLILMGKQLSYFERYAVALAPRWRLGSDLYLFRNIFPAAVTAAAARAGTDLPD; this is encoded by the coding sequence ATGACGGCCGAACGGGTTCCCGACCGTGTCACATCGACGTTCACCGAGACAGGGCCCGGAGAGACCGGACCACCGATGGAGCGGTTCGGCCCGCGTGAACTGGTCCGGACCGCGGCAGTGGCCGGTACGCTCGGCGGCGCGGTCGGCCGGCGGATGGGCCTGCGGTTCGGGCGGTCTCCGCGGGACGCGATGGATGCCCGGGCCCGGGCACGGGTCACTGCAGACGGCGTGGTGGACGGATTCCAGGCGCTGGGCCCGATGTTCGTCAAACTCGGCCAGCTGATCGGCTCCTCGCCCGGAGTGTTCCCGAGCCCGCTCGCGGATGCCTGCCTACGCTGCCTCGACGACCTGCAGCCGTTCTCCGCAGCCGAAGCCCGCGCCGTGATAGAAGCCGATCTGGGGCAACCGATGTCGGCCATGTTCCGCGATTTCGAGGACGAGCCACTGTCGGCGGCCTCGGTGGCGCAGGTACACGCCTGTGTACTCGCCGACGGCCGCGAGGCGGTGATGAAAGTGCAACGCCCGGGCATCGCCCGTCGCATGATCGTCGACCTACGAGTGGCATGGAAACTGGCCACCCTGCTGGAGCGGCGATACGAGTCGGCCCGTATCGCCAACGCCGTCGGCGTCGCCCACGACCTGTACCGATCCACGATCACCGAGCTGGACTTCCGGGCCGAGGCAGACAACCAGGCGAGGATCCGGGAGAACCTGTCGACGTTCGGCGACAACGACGGCGTCGTCATACCGGAGGTGTATCCACGGTACTGCGGCACCCGCACGATCTGCATGCAGCGCGTTCACGGGGTGCCATTGGACCGGTTCGACACCGTACGTTCGACGCATCCGAATCCCGAGCTGCTGATTCGACGACTGGTGAAGGCATGGATGGAAAGCGTGATGGTGCACGGACTGTTCCACGGCGACGTGCACGCGGGAAATCTTTGGCTACTGCACGACGGCCGGCTGGCGATATTGGATTTCGGCATCGTCGGCACCATGCCACGGGCGTGGCGCGCACTACTGCAGGCGATGTTCCACGCCAGCGCCATCGACGGCGACTACACCCCGGTCGCGCGGGCCCTGCGAGAACTGGAACTGTTCGAGGACCACAACGCCGACGACGCCGCGATCGGCGCGCAGTTGGCGATCGTGCTGGGCCCGCTCCTGTCCGGCGAACTGGCGCATTTGGATTTGGGTACGCTCACCGGGCAACTGGTCGAGTTCGGCCGTCGACGTGGCATGATCGGCCCCCAACCGCTCATCCTGATGGGTAAACAACTCAGCTATTTCGAGCGCTACGCAGTAGCCCTCGCCCCGCGCTGGCGCCTGGGCAGCGACCTTTACCTGTTCCGCAACATCTTCCCTGCCGCCGTCACTGCCGCAGCTGCCCGCGCGGGTACGGACCTTCCCGACTGA